The Methanobrevibacter sp. genome segment AATATATTATATTGGTTTAATATAATTTGGTTAGGTGTTAACAGTAAGGGTGAAAATGTACTGATTTTCAAATCATGATTATTATTTGTATTATTAGGTGTTGCGGTCATAGCATGGGGGTTATACCTGGTCTCGTTTCGATCCCAGTAGTGAAGTCCTTTTGTGTTTTGTTTGTGTACTATGGTTTTCTATGGGAATTTCATTTCGCTGCAAGCCTTTTATAATACAAATTTACTTATTTACTTATTATTTTTATCATTCTCATAAATATAATGAGTTTTGCGGTCATAGCATGGGGGTTATACCTGGTCTCGTTTCGATCCCAGTAGTGAAGTCCTTTTGTGTTTTGTTTGTGTACTATGGTTTTCTATGGGAATTTCATTTCGCTGCAAGCTCATTATAATTATATACTTATTGAATTATCTTTATTTTTATTAACTAATTATTTTTTGATTTTTTCTTAATAGTGGAAAACTTATTTTTGTATTTTATTTCATATCTCTTAAATGGATATAAAAGTATTAGCTGAGCAATCAATTTTTGATTGATTTTTTTTTATTTTTCGAGTTAAGCAATGCTCAAAGTAGGGAATTGTTTTTAATCAATTTTATTTTAAGAAATAGTTAAATAGTATTTTTTATATAGTAATTAATGTCGCATCATTTTTATGACCAATGCCTTCGGTCCTTTTATGAGGGAAGTTGATACTGTCTATGATTAGAAGAAACCCAGCATTGGATAGGCTGCCAGTTTCGAGGGTTGCTCGAGGAGCTAAGGGTATTCTAGCAATGATTCAAGAGAGTTAGTATACTGGCAAAATCTTTTATATCTCTTTTTTTTGTAAGTATTATTAGTTAGATTTAATGGTGTTTTTTTACACAGCCGCACTTTGAAAATATTTATTATTAATAAAATTGAAATTATTTAATCTAAATTCATTGCAACGAGGTGAGTTTTCCATGGTTTTCACTATTGGGATATCAAATAAAGAGTTCTTCCAAGTTATTAAGTAGGGTATTAATACTTTCAGTCTTTTCGGGTCTTATGCTCATGAGGCTAATGAAAATAGTGATTTGGATTTTGTAATGGATAAAGATGAGTTAAGATGCTTGCAGTATGTTTCTTTAGTTCAGGATTTGGAAAATGAGTTTGGGGGTCATGTGGAGGGGTCAGTAAAGGAAGTTCAAATAAAAAGTTTCTTGTATACTGATTTTGTTAACTTAATTATGAATTAAAAATTTATTATGTCTTATAATTTATTGAATGTTAATTTATATAATATCATTCAATATATTGAATAACTATTTATATAAAATAACTCAATATATTATCAAAGAGGTGAATGTCATGAATCCCGATAATGAAGATTCAGTTTATGATTTTTTACAAAGTCAAATTACGGACACTCCATTATCCCTAAACAGTGAATTATCCAATAATAGAGTCAAATTTAATCATAGGGATGATTTTGATGAAATAAAAGGGTTTATTGATGAATTTATTGATGGAAATAATGTTAATAGATATATTGTATTGCCCGGCCTTAGGGGTGTTGGAAAAACAACTATTCTATTTCAGGCATATGATTATCTTTTGAATCAGAAAAATATCAATCCTGAGCAGATATTATATTTTTCATGTGAAGAATTAAATAAAATAGAAGATTGCGATATCTATGATATAATCAAATATTATCTGAAGACATTCCATAATTCATCACTTCAGACACTTGATGAAAAAATATTTCTGTTAATTGATGAATCCCACTTTGACAGGGAATGGTCAATTTCAGGCAAACTGATTAATGATAAATCAAAAAATATTTTCATGATTTTCACAGGTTCATCAGCAATAAATCTGGAGTATAATGCTGAAGCTGCAAGAAGAATGATTAGGTATCCGATAACACCATTAAATTATTCACAACATCTAAAATTAAAATACAATTATCCAACTGATATTTCCAATGATTTGGTGGATTTACTTTTCAATGGTAATGTTGATAATGCAATCATAAAAGAAAAACAGGTAAATAAAGATTTGTTGAATTTAAAGAATTATAATTCAATGGATTGGGATAATTATTTTAAGTTTGGCGGATTTCCATCAGTTATGCATGATACAAATCACAGAAGTGCATCAAAAAAATTATATTATTCTGTTGAAACGGTTGTGACAAAGGATCTGGGAACAATGAGTAACTTAACTGCCAATATGCAAACTAATGCATTGAGGTTAATGAAATTTTTAGCAGAGAAATATCCTGGTGACATTTCACAAAATGCACTTGCAAATAAAATCAAAACATCAGCAGGAAGTGTAAATACAATAATGGACTTGCTTGAAAAGACTCATTTGATATTTCATATAGAGCCGTATGCAGGTGCAAATGCAAGAGCAAAAAAATCATGGCAATATTTTTTTGCAACACCGAGCATAATGCATGCAATTAATCTTAAATTCGGATTTTCATCTATACAACAGAGTGAATATGAAGGAATAATGCTTGAGACATTAGTTGGATCAGGTCTGGTCAATCTGAAAAATAGTGAAAGGTTCTTTGATTTTGGCATATTCTATGACACGCATAAAGTGAAAAAACAACGTGTTGATTTTATAATAAAAAAAGATTTTGATGAGGTAATTCCAATAGAA includes the following:
- a CDS encoding ATP-binding protein, producing MNPDNEDSVYDFLQSQITDTPLSLNSELSNNRVKFNHRDDFDEIKGFIDEFIDGNNVNRYIVLPGLRGVGKTTILFQAYDYLLNQKNINPEQILYFSCEELNKIEDCDIYDIIKYYLKTFHNSSLQTLDEKIFLLIDESHFDREWSISGKLINDKSKNIFMIFTGSSAINLEYNAEAARRMIRYPITPLNYSQHLKLKYNYPTDISNDLVDLLFNGNVDNAIIKEKQVNKDLLNLKNYNSMDWDNYFKFGGFPSVMHDTNHRSASKKLYYSVETVVTKDLGTMSNLTANMQTNALRLMKFLAEKYPGDISQNALANKIKTSAGSVNTIMDLLEKTHLIFHIEPYAGANARAKKSWQYFFATPSIMHAINLKFGFSSIQQSEYEGIMLETLVGSGLVNLKNSERFFDFGIFYDTHKVKKQRVDFIIKKDFDEVIPIEVGHGDKSTSQINDAIRRYKSPHGVVISDTTKTIKKVDNVIFVPIKTFSLM